In Monodelphis domestica isolate mMonDom1 chromosome 3, mMonDom1.pri, whole genome shotgun sequence, the following proteins share a genomic window:
- the LOC107651734 gene encoding uncharacterized protein LOC107651734: MTSFKDVESNSPFRDGKKGVGHHESIGATQGAESRWWLSKQQKFRPCGRPFLNRYRLNAPRAPKFKLNNRTEAGNPPSGFKSKGTPPKSWNPGILRAKGKAERRSQDPSPTTQRAEPPAAAAGTSERAKVLVWRVYFVSSGAPGSEHPAWTAGRKPGRDGSRDWVPPSGSSLTVASGHIQTNPVEHNSIRTPQSLGRRAKALVDSREAAGENWREPGQPSFPGVFRASQLHTTYSPAQLNLIQSKAPRGQRS, from the exons ATGACATCTTTCAAGGATGTGGAATCCAATTCTCCCTTCAGAGATGGGAAAAAAGGAGTGGGCCATCATGAAAGCATTGGG GCAACAcagggggcggagtcaagatggtggcttagcaagcagcaaaagttcagaccttgtggaagacccttccttaaccgatacagactgaatgctcctagggcaccgaaattcaagctgaacaacaggacagaagcggggaaccctccttctggattcaaatcaaaaggtacgccccccaaaagctggaatccgggaatactcagggctaaggggaaggcagagcgaaggtcccaggacccctcccccacaacccagagggctgagcccccagcagcagcagcgggaacctctgagcgggcaaaggtgctggtttggagggtctactttgtgagcagcggggcgccgggttcggagcatccagcttggacagcggggaggaagccagggagagacgggAGCCGTgactgggtccctccatcaggctccagtctcaccgttgcctcggggcacatccagaccaatccagttgaacataattccatcagaactcctcagagtttagggaggcgggcaaaggcacttgtggacagcagagaagcagctggagagaactggagagagcctgggcagcccagcttTCCAGGAGTATTCAGAGCCTCacagcttcataccacatacagcccagcccagttgaacttaatccaatcaaaagcccccagaggacagagaagctaa